From Abiotrophia defectiva ATCC 49176:
GCCATTATCATCTCTCCTCAAAAGTTCATCATTTATTTAACCCAAGTCACTAATTGATCCAGTGACTGACGAGTCTTTCGAGGAACTGAGCCAAGTCCATAGCCGAAAGACACCATGACAGAGACTCCCCATTCACTAGGATCTATTAGACCACGTTCAGTTAACAAATCAGTCACTGCCTGACGATTGAAGCCTTCCATAGCTAGAGAATCAATGCCTCGCAAGGCTGCAACCTGCATCATCTGTGCTAGTGCCAGATAGGATTGCTTGCTGGCCCAATCGAAAGTGGCACGTTCAGTGCTCAATAAGTCAAAATCTTCCTTCTGGAAGGTCTCGAAGCGTTGTTGCTTAAATTCACAGAAGTCCTCTGGCAGTCCTTGAATTTCCCGCATCATGTAACCAATATAAGGCGCATCATAACGTAAACTAGCTTGCGTG
This genomic window contains:
- a CDS encoding NAD(P)H-dependent oxidoreductase; this translates as MTPEAIRDLLKRRYACRDYDPNRKISDQDFHLILEAGQLAPSSYGFEPWHFLVIESESLKQALAPIALGAQKALASASHFVIILSRTQASLRYDAPYIGYMMREIQGLPEDFCEFKQQRFETFQKEDFDLLSTERATFDWASKQSYLALAQMMQVAALRGIDSLAMEGFNRQAVTDLLTERGLIDPSEWGVSVMVSFGYGLGSVPRKTRQSLDQLVTWVK